Proteins encoded in a region of the bacterium genome:
- a CDS encoding thiamine pyrophosphate-binding protein, with translation MHLGEQLVDRLIAYGVRHVFGCPGGQTLPLYNGIAKRPGRIDHVLMRDERSAAYAADAYARATGTLGVCDATVGPGASNLVSGLVEAYASSVPVLAIVSDIPRRWEHRRHLGSASQGFEQRRFLEPCVRWYGRVETSDNLPDILHAAVRIATSGRPGPVVLEIPADVFYGPAGAEEFPAAPQWAAFPRLGPAPDPAAVEQATARLRASTTPIIVAGGGALRAGAGPDLQALAETLRCPIATTVTGKGVIPETHPLSVGVTGSFGIPMANALLAESDCVVFVGTKVGQSATLSWTLPAPGTPVIHLDIDPEEIGRNYRDSIGIVADARLGARGLVDALRHAQVNSAWDRERIGAMRREWWEGPIVYKEAPKPGILKPQDVVRVVGALMSDRDVLVTDASLASGWGASRWQAKTSGRRFFAPRGLAGLGWGLPAAIGVAAAMRDLETHGRVVCLAGDGGWAYSMAEVEPAARMGLPIVSVVLNNSSLGWIKHVAASRFAQEMVSEGFLDVKFADAAGALGATAERVDALDRFEAAFRAAVRDETSRPWVIEARSCDVETPVLQPPAGTARGGY, from the coding sequence CGGTTGATTGCGTACGGGGTCCGGCACGTGTTCGGCTGTCCGGGCGGACAAACGCTCCCGCTCTACAACGGGATCGCCAAGCGGCCCGGGCGAATCGACCACGTGCTCATGCGCGATGAGCGGAGCGCCGCGTACGCCGCGGATGCCTACGCGCGCGCCACCGGCACGCTCGGCGTCTGCGACGCGACCGTGGGACCGGGCGCCAGTAACCTGGTCTCCGGGCTAGTGGAGGCCTACGCGTCGTCGGTTCCGGTGCTCGCCATCGTTTCAGACATCCCGCGCCGCTGGGAGCACCGTCGCCACCTCGGATCGGCGTCGCAGGGCTTTGAGCAGCGGCGGTTCCTCGAACCGTGTGTGCGTTGGTACGGGCGCGTCGAGACGAGCGACAACCTGCCCGACATCCTCCACGCGGCCGTCCGCATCGCCACCTCCGGGCGCCCCGGACCCGTCGTGCTCGAGATCCCCGCCGACGTCTTCTACGGACCGGCCGGCGCCGAGGAGTTTCCCGCCGCGCCGCAGTGGGCGGCGTTTCCCCGGCTCGGGCCTGCTCCAGACCCGGCGGCGGTGGAGCAGGCAACCGCCCGACTGCGGGCCAGCACGACGCCGATCATCGTCGCCGGGGGCGGCGCGCTGCGGGCCGGCGCCGGGCCGGATCTTCAGGCGCTGGCGGAGACGCTGCGGTGTCCGATCGCCACCACGGTCACCGGGAAGGGGGTCATCCCGGAAACCCACCCTCTGTCCGTCGGCGTGACCGGGTCGTTTGGTATTCCGATGGCCAACGCGCTGCTCGCGGAGAGCGATTGCGTGGTGTTCGTCGGCACCAAGGTGGGACAGTCCGCGACGCTCTCCTGGACGCTCCCCGCGCCGGGCACGCCGGTGATTCACCTCGACATCGACCCCGAGGAGATCGGCAGGAACTATCGAGACTCGATCGGGATCGTGGCGGATGCGCGGCTCGGGGCCCGCGGTCTCGTCGACGCGCTCCGCCACGCGCAGGTGAACAGCGCGTGGGACCGTGAGCGCATCGGCGCCATGCGCCGCGAGTGGTGGGAGGGTCCGATCGTCTACAAAGAAGCCCCGAAACCCGGCATTCTGAAACCGCAGGACGTGGTGCGGGTCGTCGGGGCGCTCATGTCAGACCGCGACGTGCTGGTGACGGACGCGAGCCTCGCGTCCGGTTGGGGAGCCAGCCGCTGGCAGGCCAAGACCAGCGGCCGCCGGTTCTTCGCTCCGCGCGGCCTGGCCGGCCTGGGGTGGGGTCTCCCCGCGGCGATCGGCGTCGCTGCGGCCATGCGAGACCTCGAGACCCACGGCCGGGTCGTCTGCCTCGCCGGCGACGGCGGGTGGGCGTACTCGATGGCGGAGGTGGAACCGGCGGCGCGCATGGGCCTGCCGATCGTCTCGGTGGTGCTCAATAACAGCAGCCTCGGCTGGATCAAACACGTCGCGGCCAGTCGATTCGCCCAGGAGATGGTGTCGGAGGGCTTTCTCGACGTCAAGTTCGCGGACGCTGCCGGGGCGCTCGGCGCCACCGCGGAGCGGGTCGACGCCCTGGACCGCTTCGAGGCCGCGTTTCGCGCCGCCGTGCGGGACGAGACGTCCCGTCCGTGGGTGATCGAGGCGCGGTCGTGCGACGTTGAGACGCCGGTGCTCCAACCTCCGGCGGGCACCGCGCGGGGCGGATATTGA